In Quercus robur chromosome 11, dhQueRobu3.1, whole genome shotgun sequence, the following proteins share a genomic window:
- the LOC126706081 gene encoding uncharacterized protein LOC126706081, with product MANGTDSEEFVLLSWVRTGHKHEFAFAMKAESEICGSLGRTRSRKTRNEAVATNRSKKLKKLDPKDAENDEVMDQKEKDLGDSMSEEEAKSDVVDLTSDDEPKGHVGESELVGEGGSKKDKSMPVFDEELKGGVVEMVQNPVKEEELVCVSKPNVNEETKTEPGVKKTNDDLVNDEKIEGVSIMLFFLVSLLIKYCFYQ from the coding sequence ATGGCGAACGGTACGGATTCGGAGGAGTTCGTGTTGCTATCATGGGTTCGAACGGGTCACAAGCACGAGTTCGCCTTCGCAATGAAGGCGGAATCAGAGATTTGCGGGTCCTTGGGTCGGACCCGGTCCAGGAAGACCCGGAATGAGGCTGTGGCGACCAATAGAAGCAAGAAATTGAAGAAGCTGGATCCGAAGGACGCCGAGAACGACGAAGTTATGGATCAGAAGGAGAAGGATTTAGGCGATTCGATGAGCGAGGAGGAAGCGAAAAGCGACGTGGTGGACCTAACGAGCGACGACGAGCCGAAGGGGCACGTTGGAGAATCGGAATTGGTCGGAGAAGGGGGTTCCAAGAAGGACAAGTCAATGCCGGTTTTCGACGAGGAATTGAAGGGTGGAGTGGTTGAAATGGTTCAGAATCCTGTGAAGGAAGAGGAATTAGTGTGTGTAAGCAAGCCGAATGTGAATGAAGAGACGAAGACGGAGCCGGGAGTCAAGAAAACGAATGACGATTTGGTTAACGATGAGAAGATTGAGGGGGTTAgcataatgcttttttttttggtttctctctTAATCAAATATTGTTTCTACCAGTAG
- the LOC126706078 gene encoding pollen-specific leucine-rich repeat extensin-like protein 3, with product MAKPQIKQALGCFLFLSLLFSSFSTFSLALSDAEASLIAHRQLLSLPENGDLPHDFEYEVDVVLTFANERLRKAYIALQALKKAIYSDPLNTTGNWAGADVCAYNGVFCAPALDDPKLSVVAGVDLNHADIAGYLPVELGLLTDLALFHINSNRFCGIIPESLSRLTLMFEFDASNNRFVGKFPNVVLTWPELKYLDLRFNDFEGKLPPELFEKDLDALFLNNNRFKSTIPNTLGKSKVSVVSFANNKFSGCIPRSIGDMGNTLNEILFIGNNLGGCFPPEIGLLNNVTVFAASSNGFIGTLPKSLSGLKNVEELDISNNKLTGYVPDNVCKLPNLADFTFSYNYFSGEAQACVPSPKTQDVVLNDTSNCLPGRPKQKSTKMCFPVVTRPVDCSKNCGGSSQPSPKPSPPKSNPTPSPTPSPKPSPTPTPTPKPSPVPAPAPGPDPYNNSPGERNRPPPPPSPSPSPSPPPPPPVQSPPPPPPPVHSPPPPVYSSPPPPPPVQSPPPPVHSPPPPLPPPPVHSPPPPPVHSPPPPVFSPPPPVHSLPPPPPVYSPPPPVHSPPPPLPPPPVHSPPPPPVHPPPPPVFSPPPPVHSLPPPPPPVYSPPPPVHSPPPPPPVHSPPPPVHSPPPPVHSPPPPVHSPPPPPVHSPPPPPVHSPPPPVHSPPPPVHSPPPPVHSPPPPPVHSPPPPVHSPPPPVHSPPPPVHSPPPPVHSPPPPVHSPPPPVHSPPPPVHSTPPPVHSPPPPVHSPPPPVHSPPPPVHSTPPPVHSPPPPVHSPPPPVHSTPPPVHSPPPPIHSPPPPAHSPPPPVHSPPPPVHSPPPPVHSPPPPVASPPPVPVISPPPPEIILPPSTGFQYSSPPPPLYPGY from the coding sequence ATGGCTAAACCTCAAATAAAGCAGGCCTTAGGCTGCTTCCTATTCCTCtcccttctcttctcttctttttcaacCTTCTCTCTTGCTTTGTCTGATGCTGAAGCTTCCCTCATTGCTCACCGCCAGCTCTTGTCTCTCCCAGAAAATGGTGATCTTCCCCATGACTTTGAATACGAGGTCGACGTTGTCTTGACCTTTGCCAATGAAAGGCTCCGAAAAGCTTACATCGCGCTTCAGGCATTGAAAAAGGCCATCTACtctgacccacttaacacaaccggCAATTGGGCTGGTGCTGATGTTTGTGCATATAACGGAGTCTTTTGTGCTCCAGCCCTTGATGACCCCAAATTGAGCGTTGTTGCTGGTGTTGATCTTAACCACGCTGACATTGCCGGATACCTTCCAGTTGAGTTGGGACTCTTGACCGATCTTGCACTATTCCACATTAACTCTAACAGGTTTTGTGGAATTATCCCAGAGAGTTTGTCAAGGCTTACACTTATGTTTGAGTTTGATGCTAGCAACAACCGCTTTGTTGGCAAATTCCCTAACGTCGTCCTCACATGGCCAGAGCTCAAGTATCTTGATCTCAGGTTCAATGACTTCGAAGGGAAATTGCCTCCAGAACTCTTTGAGAAGGATTTGGATGCGTTGTTCTTAAACAACAATCGGTTCAAATCCACCATCCCCAACACACTAGGCAAATCCAAGGTTTCTGTTGTGAGCTTCGCAAACAACAAATTCAGCGGTTGCATTCCACGTTCCATTGGCGACATGGGAAACACCTTGAATGAGATCCTATTCATAGGCAATAATCTCGGTGGTTGCTTCCCTCCAGAAATTGGATTGCTTAACAATGTGACCGTGTTTGCTGCAAGCTCTAACGGGTTCATTGGTACCTTGCCAAAAAGCCTGTCAGGGCTAAAGAATGTAGAGGAATTGGACATTTCAAATAACAAGCTAACAGGATATGTGCCTGATAATGTTTGCAAATTGCCTAACTTAGCGGACTTTACCTTCTCTTATAACTACTTCAGTGGGGAGGCTCAAGCATGTGTGCCATCTCCAAAGACGCAAGATGTGGTGTTGAACGACACAAGCAATTGTTTGCCAGGAAGGCCTAAGCAAAAGTCAACCAAGATGTGTTTCCCAGTGGTGACTCGACCTGTGGATTGCAGCAAGAACTGTGGTGGCTCCTCTCAACCTTCTCCAAAACCATCACCACCTAAATCTAACCCAACTCCATCTCCAACACCATCTCCAAAACCATCTCCTACTCCAACTCCAACTCCAAAACCATCTCCTGTACCAGCACCAGCACCAGGACCAGATCCATATAACAATTCACCTGGTGAAAGGAACCGcccacctccaccaccatcaccatcaccatcaccatcacccccaccaccaccaccagttcAGTCTCctccaccgccaccaccaccagtaCACTCACCACCTCCACCTGTGTATTcttctccaccaccaccaccaccagttcagtctcctccaccaccagtccactcaccaccaccaccattaccACCTCCACCAGTTCACTCTCCACCCCCACCACCAGTCCATTCACCACCTCCACCAGTATTCTCACCTCCCCCACCAGTCCACTCactcccaccaccaccaccagtgtACTCACCTCCACCTCCAGTCcactcaccaccaccaccattaccACCTCCACCAGTTCACTCTCCACCCCCACCACCAGTCCATCCACCACCTCCACCAGTATTCTCACCTCCCCCACCAGTCCACTCactcccaccaccaccaccaccagtgtACTCACCTCCACCTCCAGTCCactctccaccaccaccacctccagtccattctccaccaccaccagtccactctcctcctcctccagtGCACTCACCCCCACCACCAGTTCactctccaccaccaccaccagtccactctcctcctcctcctccggTGCACTCACCCCCACCACCAGTCcactctcctcctcctccagtGCACTCACCCCCACCACCAGTTCactctccaccaccaccaccagtccactCTCCTCCACCTCCTGTGCACTCTCCACCACCCCCAGTTcactctcctcctcctccagtGCACTCACCCCCACCACCGGTGCACTCTCCACCACCTCCAGTGCACTCACCCCCACCACCCGTGCACTCCCCTCCACCTCCGGTGCACTCAACCCCACCACCGGTGCACTCCCCTCCACCACCGGTGCACTCACCCCCACCACCCGTGCACTCCCCTCCACCTCCGGTGCACTCAACCCCACCACCGGTGCACTCACCCCCACCACCCGTGCACTCCCCTCCACCTCCGGTGCACTCAACCCCACCTCCGGTACACTCTCCTCCACCACCAATCCACTCTCCACCACCTCCAGCGCACTCACCCCCACCACCAGTGCATTCTCCACCACCCCCAGTGCACTCTCCCCCACCACCAGTTcactcaccaccaccaccagttgCTTCTCCTCCTCCTGTACCTGTCatttcaccaccaccaccagagATCATCCTCCCACCAAGCACCGGGTTCCAGTACTCATCGCCTCCTCCGCCACTGTACCCTGGCTACTAA
- the LOC126706080 gene encoding CCG-binding protein 1, with product MIRSSLIRSSCYSPLLLEAKDVIRSSSSSSSSSSVRFAYTTTVTSCSSRSDAFIPKLEPFSRPKFERILKDPPLIEKSENELADYCSTLEGDDSYSCWRGYFELKELERQSPKKDVEKLILQAGGLKSLIGVLHSIAAMFKGKTNEFNMAKPSNIEEGEKLCPIPDGLPKSTEELEEEEQARMPDSPYTRMLRTKGRFPAWYSPAPDHETD from the exons ATGATAAGGTCATCCCTGATCCGTTCTTCTTGCTATTCTCCTCTTCTCCTCGAAGCCAAAGATGTTATAcgttcatcttcttcttcttcttcttcttcctctgtaAGATTTGCCTATACTACTACTGTAACCTCTTGCTCTTCAAGAAGCGATGCTTTTATTCCAAAGCTTGAGCCTTTTAGCCGACCCAAGTTCGAAAGGATCCTCAAAGACCCACCTTTGATCGAAAAGTCAGAAAACGAGCTCGCTG ATTATTGTTCTACGCTAGAAGGAGATGATTCTTATAGCTGTTGGAGAGGTTATTTTGAACTCAAAGAACTTGAa AGGCAGTCACCAAAGAAAGATGTGGAGAAGCTAATTCTTCAAGCAGGGGGCTTAAAGTCCTTAATTGGAGTCTTACACAGCATTGCTGCAATGTTCAAAGGAAAGACTAATGAGTTCAATATGGCCAAGCCATCAAACATTGAGGAAGGAGAGAAACTGTGTCCAATACCGGATGGATTGCCGAAATCAACAGAAGAGCTTGAGGAAGAAGAGCAAGCTAGAATGCCTGATTCGCCATACACCCGGATGCTTAGAACCAAGGGGAGGTTCCCTGCATGGTACTCCCCTGCCCCTGACCACGAAACTGACTGA